The proteins below are encoded in one region of Silene latifolia isolate original U9 population chromosome 2, ASM4854445v1, whole genome shotgun sequence:
- the LOC141641640 gene encoding uncharacterized protein LOC141641640, whose translation MPFFSSIKVSCKQDLMILLGQAVNLLGRTSKKLVLESGQSWIEPWSITFGRIVTPIQLPFFPPAGISDHSPVLVTAFSDMLVKKRFCFLNCWTESPLFDDIVKNKWKGPHYGTSRHILFSKMKSLKPALLSLHKANFTNLSQQVQEARIALHVCQSALQSDPLSDSLIHKEQDLMKEFSTLKKAEISMLRQKAKIQSIAERKAQQMIGVIKDKDGILRSGPEDVASAFVDYYSSLLGQATPVEALDKEYIAQRGTVNTEEWHNLQKLVCQAEINEALFSIGSDKSPGPDGFSSEFFKHS comes from the exons ATGCCATTTTTTAGTTCAATCAAAGTCTCTTGCAAGCAGGACTTGATGATCTTACTGGGACAGGCTGTGAATTTACTTGGACGAACAAGTAAGAAACTGGTACTAGAGTCTGGTCAAAGTTGGATAGAGCCTTGGTCAATCACTTTTGGCAGAATAGTTACCCCAATTCAACTACCTTTTTTCCCTCCTGCAGGAATATCAGATCATTCCCCTGTACTAGTCACTGCTTTCTCTGATATGCTTGTCAAGAAACGCTTCTGTTTTTTAAATTGCTGGACTGAGTCCCCTCTCTTTGATGATATTGTTAAGAACAAGTGGAAGGGCCCTCATTATGGTACATCTAGGCACATTCTCTTCAGTAAAATGAAGAGTCTAAAGCCAGCTTTGCTTAGCTTACACAAAGCTAATTTTACTAATCTGAGTCAGCAGGTCCAGGAGGCTAGAATTGCTCTGCATGTCTGTCAGTCTGCTTTACAGTCTGACCCTTTATCTGACTCTCTTATTCACAAAGAACAAGATCTTATGAAAGAGTTTAGTACTTTGAAGAAGGCTGAAATAAGCATGCTTAGACAAAAAGCTAAGATTCAATCT ATTGCTGAAAGGAAAGCTCAGCAAATGATTGGTGTAATAAAAGACAAGGATGGTATCCTTAGATCAGGGCCTGAGGATGTTGCTTCTGCTTTTGTAGACTATTATTCTAGTCTCCTGGGACAGGCTACTCCTGTTGAGGCTCTTGATAAGGAATATATTGCTCAAAGGGGCACTGTTAATACCGAGGAATGGCATAATTTACAAAAGCTTGTTTGTCAAGCTGAGATTAATGAAGCTTTGTTCAGCATAGGCTCTGATAAGagtcctggacctgatgggttttCTTCTGAGTTCTTCAAACATTCCTGA